GCACAACGCCGACGATGCGAACGACTTGTTGCAAGAGACCGTGCTGCGCGCATGGCGTTTCTTCGATCACTTTCAACCGGGGACCAATTGCCGCGCCTGGTTGCTTACCATTTTGTTCAACAACTTCCGCAATGGCTACCGCCGCACATCGCGCGAACAGCCAGCATCGGCAACCAGCGACTTCGATCATCGGCTAGAGGCGGCCAGTCTTTCGGACCAGCGCCAGGAGGGGAATCCCGAAACCGCAGTTTCCGCACGATCGATGGATCGCGAAGTGGAAAGCGCCTTCAACTCGATGCCGGACGAATTTCGCTCGGCCTTGTTGCTCATCGATGTCCAGGAACTCAGCTACCGGGAAGCCTCGCAAGTGCTGGAAGTGCCGGTAGGCACCATCAAGTCGCGGGTATCGCGCGGACGTACGCTAATGCGCCAGGCCCTGCAGTCTTATGCCAAAGATAGGGGAATAATCCGGTCTTGACTCCAATGGATCGCAGGCCTAACTCCGAGACGATGCCGCTCTGTGGGAGCTCAGCGTCCCGGCGCTGACTATTAGAGGGGAATCGGTCAGAAGCTAATCGGGTGGATTGCGGCACTTACATAGAGCAGTTCCTTTCGGCGCACGCCGACGGCGAGTTGAGTGAGGACGAACTCCGGGCCGCCGAGGAGCATGTCGCCGGATGCGCAGCCTGCCGCGAGCGCTTAAAAGAAGAGCGCGCGCTCAAGCAGACCCTGCACGAGCATCTCGGCGCACTCAAAACACCCACCCAGGTTCGCGAACGTATTCGCCTGGCACTGGATCGTGAACAGGCGAGCGAATCCTTCCCTGAGCCGAGCCCGGCGGTCCGAGGTGCTTCGCGATCGAAGTGGTTGCGTCCCCGCATATGGGTGCCCGGCGCCATCGCGGCTCTGCTGGTAATCGGATTGACCACGCTGAGCACGTTCTCGCCACCCAGACATCCGGCCGTGCAGCTGGATCAGGCGTTGGAAGAAGCATTTTCAACTGATTCAGTTCCGCTGTTCGATGGAGGGGTCCGCCACCTCCAGAGTTTTGAGAAAAAGTTCGAGCCCAACGTGCCCTCGGGAAGCCCCGCTGACATTTCGGACGCCTATCTCGGGCACAAGATGCCCGGCTACTTATGGAACTTCGGTCCCTCGGGATTTCAACTGGCGGGCGGCCGGCTCGAGACGTTGCCTAGCGGCGACCTGGCTGCGTACACATTCTACCGCGGCGACAAGGGCGGTATTCTGTGCGTCTACGAGCACTTTCAGGGGACGTTTCCCGGGGGCCCGATACACGAAACCCACGAGCACTCCTACTACGTGTACAAAGGCTACTCGATTTGCATCAGCAAATATCCGCGCGGTGACTTCGTCTGCATCTTGATAACCCATCGCCCCATAGACGAGTTCATGCAAACGATCGCGGACTCGTCGATGTGAAGTCGGGGACCGGCGGATCCCTTTCTGAAGTAACGCAGCCGCCAGCGTTCAATCACCTGCCGCGCCCGCGGCAGCCGTCGAACGCAAACCGCCATCCTCAACGAAGCCGGGAGCGAACCTGAAACTCTGTAGACGCTCGCTGGATCCTTCCCCACCGGGGCGTCTGAACGCGCAAGAAACGCCCTGGAACGGACATCCGGTCCGGGTTTGAGCCTGCGGGAGTCGATAGCGCAAGCGGGTTTTAGCGCTCCACGATCGAGGAGATCCGCTCGGCTTCACGCTCCTTGGCATCAAAAAGGTGGAGTTGGTGAGGCTCGTGGCGGCGCGGGATCTCCACCGGGTAATTGCCCGTGAAGCACGCGTCGCAGAACTCCTCGCGCCCGCTATTGATGAACGAATAGAGCCCTTCCCAGCTCAGATAGCCCAGCGAGTCGGCTCCGATGTACCGACGAATTTCCTCGACCGAATGCGATGCGGCAAGCAGTTCCTCGCGAGTCGGCGTGTCGATCCCATAGAAACACGAATGGGTAGTGGGAGGCGCGGCGATTCGCATGTGTACTTCGCGCGCACCCGCCTCCCGCAGCATCGGTATGACCTTGCGTAGCGTGGTCCCTCTCACTATCGAATCTTCGATCAACACGATGCGCTTGTTGCGCAGCAACTCGGCCACCGGGTTAAATTTGATTTTGACGCCGAAATGCCGAATCGACTGGCGCGGCTCGATGAAAGTGCGGCCCACGTAGTGGCTGCGCACCAAACCCATTTCAAAGGGCAGGCCGGATTCTTCTGCGAACCCAAGTGCCGCCGCGTTTCCTGCGTCCGGGACCGGAACCACGATATCGGCCTCGGCAGGGCACTCCCGCGCTAGCGCGCGGCCTTGTGTCTTTCGCACCTGGTAGACGTTGCGTCCATACAGCAGGCTGTCGGGTCGTGCGAAGTACACGTATTCGAACACGCATCGCTTCGGCGGCGCGGGCGGGAAGGGTTTTATCGATCGAACTCCATTTTCGTCGATCACCAGCATCTCGCCCGGGTCGACCTCGCGAATGTATTCGGCGCGGACCAGGTCGAGCGCGCAGGTCTCCGACGCAACGATCGAGGCACCGTTGAGATTGCCAAGCACCAACGGTCGGAAGCCGTGTGGATCACGGACTGCTATCAGGCAAGACTCGGTAAGCACGACCAGCGAGTATGCGCCGCGCAGCTGCGCGAGCGCTTCGCTCACCTGGGCAACCAGCGTTGGCGCATGCGAGGAAGCGATCAGATGGATGATGACCTCGCTGTCCGAGGAAGATTGGAAGATCGAGCCATTGGCTTCGAGCCGTTCGCGCAGCTCCTGGAAGTTGACCAAGTTGCCGTTGTGCCCTACCGCCAGTCCACCGCGCTTGTACTCGACTACCAGCGGCTGACAATTCTTGATGGAGGTGGAACCGGTTGTTGAGTAGCGATTGTGTCCGATCGCGCTGGTCCCCTCCAGGCGCCCGATGATATCGCTGTTGAAGATATCCGCGACCAGTCCCATCCCGCGATGCGCAATCAACGCCTTGCCGTTGGAGGAGACGATGCCCGCGGATTCCTGTCCGCGATGTTGCAGCGCGTAAAGGCCGAGGTATGCCAGGTTGGCGGCCTCCGGATGGCCGTACACCCCGAATACCCCGCACTCCTCGTGGAAGGCGTCGAGGTTCGATTCCTCGACGCTCAGCACATCGACTTCAGTCATTGACGGCGAGCCTCTTCGGCAGCGCTTCTTCATAGCGACGCTCCAGTTCGCGCACATCTTCGTCCACCACCGGCACCAGCCGAAGCCGCGCTTCGGCCGTTACCCGTCCCAGCGAATGGCACTCAATTCCCCGGCTGGAGAAGATTTGCTCGAGCTGTCCCACGTCTTTAACCGATGACGATATTACTACCGTTGAGGCGCCCTCTCCGAACAATTCTGCTGTCGAGGTAAGGTCCCGCGCCGCGAAGTCCGCTTCCGCACCCACCACGCCGCCCGGATTAAAGCAGCCCTCGGCCAGCGCTACCACCAGCCCGCCCTCCGCTACATCGTGGGCTGATTTTATCAAGCCGCGTTCAGCGGCAGCAACCAGCCCGTCCACCAGCGCGGCCTCGCGTCCCAGGTCGATCGGCGCCAGCGCGTCATCGGCGCTGCCGAACATCGCGGCGTATTCGCTACCAGCCAGCCGAGGCCGATTGGTTCTGAGCAGCAGAATCGAATCGCCGGCCTGCTGGAAGCAAGCCGTGACCCGCCGGCTCACGTCCGCCATCACGCCGAGTACCGCGATGGTGGGGGTGGGAGGAATAGCGCGCCCTTCGGTCTCGTTGTAGAAGCTGACGTTGCCACTCACTACTGGGGCACTAAGCGAGCGGGCCGCATCGCCCAAACCGCGCACACCCTCGGCGAATTGCCACATTATCTCCGGCCGCTCCGGATTTCCGTAGTTGAGGCAGTTGGTTATGCCCACCGGCCGCGCACCCGCGCAAGCCACATTGCGCGCGGCTTCCACGACGGTGGCAACGGCGCCCAGATAGGGGTCGAGAGCGCACGCACGAGGATTGGAGTCCACCGTAAGCGCGATCGCACGCCGGCTGTGCTTGAGCCGCAGCACGGCGGCGTCGCTTAACCCGGGTCCCGAGACGGTATTACCCTGCACGAGCGAGTCGTACTGGCGAAACACCCAGCGCTTCGAGGCTACGTTGGGATTCTCAAGTAACGCTTTAAGTGCCGCAGAGGGCGCTGGAACGCGAGTGGTCACGCGCCCACCAACGCGGGAGGGCACAACCGGTTTCATCGGGCGCTCGTAAGCGGGCGCTTCTTCGGCCAGTACACCGACCGGAAGGTCGGCGACCAGCTGACCACGCCAGCGCGCGCGCCACCGGCGCTCGCCGATAACCTCGCCAATCACCACCGCGTGAAGATCCCAGCGCTCGAAGATCGCCTGCAGTTCTGCTTCGCGCCCGCGCTTGGCAACGATCAGCATACGCTCCTGCGACTCCGACAGGAGAATTTCGTACGGCGTCAGATTTGGCTCGCGCAGCGGAACCCGGTCCAGGTCGAGCTCGACTCCCAGCCCTCCCCGCGCCGCCATCTCGCTCGAAGAGGAGGTCAGACCCGCCGCGCCCATGTCCTGGATCGCGACGATCGCGCCGCTCTTGGCTGCCTCGAGGCATGCCTCGATCAGCAGCTTCTCGGTAAACGGATCGCCGACCTGGACGGTGGGGCGCTTGGACTCGCTTTGCGCATCGAACTCCGCCGATGCGAGCAGCGATGCGCCGTGAATTCCGTCGCGCCCGGTGGCGGAGCCGACGTAGAGAACCGGGTTGCCCACCCCGCTCGCGCGCGCGCTCAGCAGCTCGCCGCGGCGCGCGAGTCCGAGACAGAACGCATTGACGAGGATGTTTCCGTTGTAGGATGGGTCGAACATCACCTCGCCCGCCACCGTCGGCACCCCAACGCAATTGCCGTAGCCGCCGATTCCGCCGACCACGCCGCCCAGCAGATAGCTGGTGCGCGGATGGTCGAAAGATCCGAACTTGAGGGAGTTCATCGAGGCGATCGGCCGCGCGCCCATCGTGAAAATGTCGCGCAGAATTCCGCCGACGCCGGTGGCCGCGCCCTGGTACGGCTCGACGAAAGACGGATGGTTGTGGCTTTCGATCTTGAAGGCCGCGACCCAGCCGTCGCCGACATCGATGGCGCCGGCGTTTTCGCCGGGACCCTGGACCACCAGTTCGCTCCGGCTCGGCAGCGTGCGCAGGTGCTTGCGCGAGGACTTGTAGGAGCAGTGTTCCGACCACATTACCGAGAACACGCCGAGCTCGGTGTAGGTGGGCATGCGGCCGAGGATTGTTTCGATCTTCTGAAATTCGTCCGGGGTGAGGCCGTGCACGCGAGCTTGCTCGCTATCCACGCGCGGCTCACCGGGCAGTGAAACCGGAATCATCGCGCGCTCTCGATAATCGAGCGGAAAATCTTGAGGCCGTCCTCACCGCCGAGCAGCGCCTCGACCGCGTGTTCCGGATGCGGCATGAGGCCGAACACATTGAATCGTTCGTTGGCCACGCCCGCAATCGCGTGCAGCGAACCGTTGGGGTTTGCCGCGTCGCTCTGCTGTCCGGCGGCGTCCACGTAGCGTAGCAGCACCTGCCCGCGCTCTTCCATCTGGCGAAGTTCGGCTGCCGGCGCCACGTAAAGTCCCTCGCCGTGCTTGATCGGCAACTTGAGCACCTCGCCCTGGCGCAGCGCGCAGGTAAACGGGGTCTGCGCGTTTTCGACGCGCACATGTACAGGCTCGCAGATGAACGACAGGGTGCGATTTCGCGTCAGCGCACCCGGCAGCAGATGAGCCTCGCACAGCACCTGGAAGCCGTTGCAGGTGCCAACGACCAATCCGCCCTCGGCGGCGAATTTGGCGACGCTGTCCATTATCGGGGAAAACCGTGCGATCGCGCCGCAGCGGAGATAATCGCCGTAGCTGAAGCCCCCCGGCAATAGCACGCATTCCACACCTTGAAGGGAGGTGTCTTTATGCCACAGCAGCGATGCTTCCTGGCCCATCACCTCCCGCAGCGCCCAGAGCGCGTCGTTGTCGTCCAGCGAACCGGGGAACCTGACTACCCCCCATTTCATTCGCCTTCGACCTCGAACGTGTAGTCCTCGATGAGCGGATTGGCGAGCAACCGCTCGCACATCTGGTGTGCCTGGTCACGCGCCTCGGCAGTCGATTGGGCGCCGATCTCAAGCACGATGTACTTGCCGATCTTGACGCCGGCAACGCTCTTGAAGCCAAGGCTCTTCAGCGCATGCTCGACTGCGCGGCCCTGCGGGTCGAGGATTCCCCTGCGCGGGGTAACGAAGACTTTCACCTGCAAGCGCGGACCCTCCTCCCCGCGTCCGGCGGGAAACGCCCGGAGGAGCGGTGCGCTATCTCAAACATCGGGACTCATCTGCTCCGCGCGCCGGAACCGCGACACTCAGCTCTCCACCCTGCGCAGCATCTCGTGGTAAGCCTCCTCCACGCCACCCAGATCGCGGCGAAACCGGTCTTTGTCCAGCTTTTGGCGCGTCTGCTTGTCCCAGAAGCGGCAGGTGTCGGGACAGATCTCGTCGCCCAGCAGGATCTCGCCCTTGTGGCGACCGAACTCCAGCTTGAAATCGACCAATAGTACGCCGCGCTCATCGAGGAAGCGCTTGAGGATTTCATTGACCTTAAGTGCCAGTGACTTGATTTGCTCGATCTCGGGCGCAGTCGCCCACCCGAATTCGATCGCGTGTTCGGGGTAAATCAGCGGATCATCTAGCGGGTCGGACTTGTAGTAGTACTCGACCACCGGCTGCTTGAGCGGCGCGCCCTCCTCGCGGCCGAGCCGCTTCGCCATCGAGCCCGCGACGATATTCCGCACCACGGTTTCGACCGGAACGATATCGAGGCGCTTGCACAGCATCTCGCGATCGTCCAGGCGGCGGACAAAATGGGTCCTGACCCCGGCGCGTTCCAGCAGAGTGAAGAACAATTCCGACATCCGGTTGTTCATCACACCCTTGTCTTCGATGGTCCCGCGCTTTTTGGCGTTGAACGCGGTCGCATCGTCCTTGAAGTACTGGATCACGAGGTCCGGGTCCGACGTCGTGTAGAGCTTCTTGGCCTTGCCCTCGTAGAACATTTCACGTTTTTGAGGAGCAGATTGCACTTTTATCTCCGTTTGCTTTCAACTATCTGACTGCCGCTAGGCCGACAACGAAACCGTCCGGACGACTATCCACAACAGGGTTTTTCTATTCACAACGCGCGTCGAACCGGGGTGCGTGAATCTCTCTATCACCCTCCCGATTTGGGCGCGTAACGTTCAACCAATGCCGCCGCGAGGCCTCCGTAGCTGCGCGGCGAGAGCTTCCGGAGCGCTTCGCGAGCGCGGTTTTCAAGCGGCAAAGCCTCGATAAATTCCTGGATCGCGCGACGGTCGACTCTCCGGCCACGGGTCAGCTCCTTCAGAGTCTCATACGGCCGTGGCAGCCCATAGGCGCGCATCAGCGTCTGAATACCCTCCGCAACCACCTCCCAGGCCTCCTCATCCTCAAGATCCGCGGCGATTCGAGGCTCGTTGACCTCGACGCGGCCCAGGCCTCGCTCGAGTGCCGCCAGGGCGACTACCACGTGCCCGAACGCGGTCCCCACCGCGCGCAGCGCGGTGGAGTCGCTCAAGTCCCGCTGCCAGCGGGAAATGGGCAGTTTCGCCGCCAGATGCCCCAGCAGTGCTGATGCGGTCCCGAAATTGCCCTCGGCGTTCTCAAAATCAATCGGATTGACCTTGTGTGGCATCACCGACGAGCCGGTCTCGCCCTTGACCGCCTTCTGGCTGAAGTAGCCGATCGAGATATACGCCCATATGTCGCGGCAGAAACCGAGCAGGATGGTGTCGATGCGTTCAACCACCGCGAACATCTCGGCCATAAAATCGTGGCTTTCGATCTGCGTGGTCAGCGGGTTCCAGACCAGGGCCAGACCCTCCACGAATCTCCGCGAATGGGCGAGCCAATCGACCTCGGGAGCAGCAAAGTGATGAGCATTGAAATTGCCGACCGCGCCGTTGCATTTGCCCAGATATTCCTGGCGCCGGAGCTGGGCAAGCTGGCGATCGAGGCGCGCCGCAAAAATGGCGAGTTCCTTGCCAAGAGTGGTCGGCGAGGCTTCCTGGCCGTGGGTTCGCGCGAGCATGGCAAGCGAGCGGTAGCGATAGGCCAGGCCGGAAATACGCGCAACGATCTTCTCGATCTGCGGAATCAGCTCTCGCTGCGCGAATTCCTTCAGGCTGAGCGCGTAGGCGAGATTGTTGATGTCCTCGCTGGTACAGCCGAAATGTACCAGCTCGATCGGCAGTTTTCCGTCCACCATCGCCACGCGTTCTTTCAGGAAATACTCAACCGCTTTCACGTCGTGGTTGGTCTCGGACTCGAGCTCCTTGACTTTGCGGGCATCGTCGAGTGAGAAGCTCTCGTAGATTGCCCGCAACTTTTTCTGCGTTGCTGCCGGCAGCGGCGCCAGCGCGTCGAATCGAGAATTTTCCGCGAGGGTCAAGTACCATTCGACTTCGACCCTCACGCGATAACGGATCAGGGCGAACTCACTGAAATATTCCGCCAGTACACGCGTGCGTGCGCGGTAACGCCCATCGATGGGGCTTACCGCCATCAAAGCGGCATCGATATCGGCCGACTTGAATGCCACCGGGACTCGAGATCGTTTGAGTACCACGGAATTATCGCCCATCGCCCAACACCTAGATAGAGGGTCGCGTTCTTTCAGTTCGCTCACCGTCCGGTGTGCCCGAAACCACCCGGTCCGCGGCCACTTCCGGCGAGTTCATGCACTTCCTCGATCTCGGCCCGCACCGCGGGCGCGATCACGAGTTGCGCGATGCGATCGCCCGGATGAATTTCAATCGTGCGGTCGCCCAGGTTCACGATCAGCACCTTCACCTCACCACGATAGTCCGCGTCGATAGTTCCCGGTGAGTTGATCATGGTGAGGCCTTCATTGATCGCCCGGCCGCTGCGAGGTCGAACCTGCCCCTCATAGCCGGGAGGAATTTCAATCGTCAGGCCGGTCGGAATCGCACGCCGCTCGTGGGGAGCGACGAAAACGGTGCCGCTGACGTCGGCTGCCAGGTCCATCCCGGCGGCATGCTGAGTTTGATATACGGGAAGCTGCGCGCTTTGGCGAAGACGCCTGAATTTGATGACTACGCTCATGCTTGGGAGAAGTGCTCCAGCAGCTCCGATCAAAGCGGAATGCTAGAAGCAAAGCGAGCGCAGCGGCGCTGGAATTCCACAAATGCCCGCTCCCGGTTGCCCTGCCCTTCATGCGGACCAAGGCGCAGAAGACGCTAGCCGAGTTCGGAAAAAACGCTGGTGCCGAGCTGGCGGCCCTTTAGGTCACCGAGCAGGGCCATCGCCATCTTGCCGGGTTCGAACAGCGCATTCGCCAGTTCGACGATCTGATCTGCGGTGACGCTGTCGATGCCATCGGCCAGTTCTTCGAGCGGGACCTCGCGCGCAAAGTAAATCTCGTTGCGCGCGAGCCGGTTCATCCTGCTCTCGGTCCCTTCCAGACCGAGCAGCATGTTGCCTTTGATCTGGCTCTTGGCGCGCGCCAATTCCTCGGGCCTGAGACCCTCCCGCACGACCTTGCGGATCTCCTTGAGCGTCACTTCGAGAACTTCGTCGAGCCACTCTGGATTGGTCCCCGCGTAGATGAGCGAGTAGCCGCAGTCCGCGTACGATGCCATCGATGAGTAAATACTGTAGACGCGGCCGCGCTTCTCGCGGACTTCCTGGAACAAGCGCGACGACATCCCGCCCCCCAAGGCGGTGTTAAGCACGTAGCTGGTGTAGCGCAGGTCGCTGACCTGGCTTAGGCCGGGACCCCCGATGCAGATATGCATCTGCTCGAGCTGCTTCTCGTGGTTCACCACCATCGGCGTTTCGTCGGGTGGCGCAATTTTCTCGACTCGCCCATCGCCGGGAATTCCGCCGAACAGGCGCTGGCAGTCGTGCACCAGTTGATTGTGATCCACCTGTCCGGCTGCGGCGATGAAGATTCGACCCGCGCGATAGCGCTCGCCCATGAATGACACCAGGAGGTCGCGATCGATCCGGTTTACCGTAGCGACGGAACCGAAAATCGGCAGCGCCAGCGGATGGCCGCGCCAGAAGTTGAGCGTAAATAGGTCGTGGATGAAATCGTCCGGGGTGTCTTCGGCCTGGGAGATTTCCTGCAGGACCACCTGGCGCTCGCGATCGATTTCTTCCGGGGCAAACAGCGACTCCAAAAAAATGTCGGCGAGCAGTTCGGTGGCCATCGGCAGATGCTGCCCCAGCACCTTGGCGTAGTAGCAGGTGTACTCCTTCCCGGTAAACGCGTTCAGCACGCCGCCGACCGCGTCCATCTCTTCGGCGATTTGCGCGGCGGTGCGCTTGCGCGTGCCCTTGAACAACAGGTGCTCGATAAAGTGGCTCACACCATTGTCGGCAGGTTCTTCGTAGCGCGAGCCGTTCTCCACCCAGATTCCGATGGTGCTCGAGAGGACGTGCGGCATGGACTCGGTCAGAACCCGCAGGCCGTTGCTTAGGCTGGAGCTGGAAATCATCGGCTGATCTGCTGGCCGCGGACTACTTGGCCCGCGCCAGGTCCTGCTTCGCCTCGCGCAGCGAGAGCCGGATCTTGCCGCTGCGATCCACGTCCAGAACCTTGACGTCGACCTCGTCGCCTTCACGTACCACGTCCTCGACGCGGCGCACGCGCTCCTCAGAAAGCTGCGAGATGTGGAGCAAGCCGTCGGTGCCCGGCATGATTTCAACGAACGCCCCGAACTCGACCACCTTGCGCACCTTGCCGTGGTAGATCTTGCCGACCTCGGGCTCGGCACAGATCGCCTGGATTGCTGCGATCGCCTTTTCCAGCGAGGGGCCATCCGCCGACGCGATGAGCACGGTGCCGTCGTCCTCGATATCGATCTTGGCGCCGGTTTCCTCGACCAAACCGCGAATCACCTTGCCTCCCGGGCCGATCACCTCGCGAATCTTGTCGGGCTTGATGTGAATGGTCACGATGCGCGGCGCGTAAGCCGAGATGTCCTTGCGCGGGGTCGCGAGCGCTTTCTCCATCACCGACAAGATGAACAGACGGGCGTCGCGCGCCTGGTAGAGCGCCTGGCGCAGGATCTCGCGGGTGATGCCGCCGGCCTTGTTGTCCATCTGGATGGCGGTCACGCCGCTAGCCGTGCCGGCGACTTTAAAGTCCATGTCGCCGAGATGGTCTTCGTCTCCAAGGATGTCGGTGAGGACCGCGACCTTGTCCCCTTCCTTGACCAGTCCCATCGCGATTCCCGCGACCGGCGCCTTGATCGGGACGCCGGCATCCATCAGTGCGAGGGTTCCGCCGCAGACGGTGGCCATCGAGGAGCTGCCATTCGATTCAAGCACCTCGGAGACCACCCGAATCGTGTACGGAAAATCCGCCTCGTCCGGCAGCACCGGCGTGAGCGCGCGCTCCGCCAATGCCCCATGACCGATTTCGCGCCGCGACGGAGCGCGCAGAAATTTGACTTCTCCCGTGGAAAACGGGGGAAAGTTGTAGTGCAGCATGAATTTCTTGAATCGCTCGCCGAGCAGCGCATCGATCTTCTGCTCGTCCGAGCCGGTACCCAGGGTTGCGGTCGCCAGCACCTGGGTCTCGCCGCGACTGAACACCGCCGAGCCATGTGTGCGCGGCAGCACTTGCACCTCTGCGCTCAGCGGGCGGATGTCGGTGGGCTTGCGATCATCGATGCGCCGGCCCTTGTCCAGAATTTCGGAACGGACCCGTTCGCGCACCAGCTTGTCACAGGCCTCCGCCAGCTCGCCGCTGCGCTCGGCGAATCGTTCGCCCAACTGGGCAACGGCCTGGTCAGTCAGCGAGTAGAGCGCCGTGTTGCGCTCCTTCTTGCTCGCGATCGAGAGCGCCCGCTCGATGCCATCGCCGATCTGCTGCTTGACCGCCACCAGCAGCTCCGGGTCCAGAGCCTTCTGGGTGAATTCACGCTTGGGCTTGCCCGCGAGGTTGCGCAGCTCTTCCTGCATCTCGAACAGGGGTTGCATCGCCTCGTGTGCGGTAAACAGCGCCTCGACCACGGTGTCCTCGTCGACCACTTCAGCACCGCCT
Above is a window of Candidatus Binataceae bacterium DNA encoding:
- a CDS encoding pitrilysin family protein, giving the protein MISSSSLSNGLRVLTESMPHVLSSTIGIWVENGSRYEEPADNGVSHFIEHLLFKGTRKRTAAQIAEEMDAVGGVLNAFTGKEYTCYYAKVLGQHLPMATELLADIFLESLFAPEEIDRERQVVLQEISQAEDTPDDFIHDLFTLNFWRGHPLALPIFGSVATVNRIDRDLLVSFMGERYRAGRIFIAAAGQVDHNQLVHDCQRLFGGIPGDGRVEKIAPPDETPMVVNHEKQLEQMHICIGGPGLSQVSDLRYTSYVLNTALGGGMSSRLFQEVREKRGRVYSIYSSMASYADCGYSLIYAGTNPEWLDEVLEVTLKEIRKVVREGLRPEELARAKSQIKGNMLLGLEGTESRMNRLARNEIYFAREVPLEELADGIDSVTADQIVELANALFEPGKMAMALLGDLKGRQLGTSVFSELG
- a CDS encoding polyribonucleotide nucleotidyltransferase — protein: MSRKLEIDLAGRRLSLETGRLAKQAHGSVLAQYGETVVLATVTSDYEARDKVDFLPLTVDYAEKTFAAGKIPGGFFKREGRASEKEILTSRLIDRALRPLFPKGYDRETQIIVNVLSADRDNDTEALSLIAASAALQVSDVPHNGPVAALRMGRIDGKIAVSPTIGNLENSDISLMVAAKPDSIVMLEGGAEVVDEDTVVEALFTAHEAMQPLFEMQEELRNLAGKPKREFTQKALDPELLVAVKQQIGDGIERALSIASKKERNTALYSLTDQAVAQLGERFAERSGELAEACDKLVRERVRSEILDKGRRIDDRKPTDIRPLSAEVQVLPRTHGSAVFSRGETQVLATATLGTGSDEQKIDALLGERFKKFMLHYNFPPFSTGEVKFLRAPSRREIGHGALAERALTPVLPDEADFPYTIRVVSEVLESNGSSSMATVCGGTLALMDAGVPIKAPVAGIAMGLVKEGDKVAVLTDILGDEDHLGDMDFKVAGTASGVTAIQMDNKAGGITREILRQALYQARDARLFILSVMEKALATPRKDISAYAPRIVTIHIKPDKIREVIGPGGKVIRGLVEETGAKIDIEDDGTVLIASADGPSLEKAIAAIQAICAEPEVGKIYHGKVRKVVEFGAFVEIMPGTDGLLHISQLSEERVRRVEDVVREGDEVDVKVLDVDRSGKIRLSLREAKQDLARAK